From one Aspergillus fumigatus Af293 chromosome 8, whole genome shotgun sequence genomic stretch:
- a CDS encoding GFA family protein has translation MAAASDNSKPYIPVAGGADDGWSKEGQATATCYCGAVQLAFPVQGPGLINTFICHCTDCRKITASMFATNFIVADTFVRHIRGQENLTTFSQSKTIASGKTMTNCFCSTCGSLMYRISERFPGHVILRTGTVDDFTLHETKLKPRVEQYTKDRVGWLQEVTGMAQVKGSAHPPKDSGPSEL, from the exons ATGGCTGCTGCAAGCGATAATTCCAAGCCCTACATACCTGTTGCCGGTGGCGCCGATGACGGCTGGTCTAAAGAAGGCCAGGCAACTGCCACTTGCTACTGCGGCGCAGTACAGCTAGCTTTT CCGGTACAAGGCCCAGGCTTAATCAACACATTCATCTGTCACTGCACAGACTGCCGAAAGATCACCGCATCAATGTTCGCGACCAATTTCATAGTCGCAGACACATTTGTCAGACACATACGTGGCCAAGAAAACCTCACGACATTTAGCCAGTCAAAGACCATTGCCTCCGGAAAGACAATGACAAACTGTTTCTGTTCTACCTGTGGCTCACTCATGTACCGCATCAGTGAGAGGTTTCCAGGGCATGTTATCCTGCGTACCGGAACAGTGGATGATTTCACCCTGCATGAAACGAAACTGAAGCCCAGGGTTGAGCAGTATACTAAGGACCGGGTGGGATGGCTTCAGGAGGTAACTGGTATGGCGCAGGTTAAGGGGTCGGCTCATCCTCCGAAGGACTCGGGCCCTTCTGAACTCTGA